The following nucleotide sequence is from Schistocerca serialis cubense isolate TAMUIC-IGC-003099 chromosome 4, iqSchSeri2.2, whole genome shotgun sequence.
CTGCTCTCCCTCCGTGCCCTGCCCTCCTCAACCTtcaaaagaagaggaggaggaggagaagaagaagtagaagtcaCAGGAaaagccgcccccctccccctccccagcacATCCGGAGGTGCCACTTTCTCCCTCGCAACCTGAGTCTGTCGTCTATCCTTGTTGGTGATGGATGGTGACCCGGTGGTGTGATTGGCTCCAACCCATTCTCTGCCCATTTGGATACCCGCTCCATGATCATTCAATGGAACTGTAATTGCTACTAATGTCACCTCCCAGAGTTGCAATACTACTCAGCAGCTTATGTCGTTCCCAAGAAATCTCATTTTAATGATACTAACTCATCATCCCTTTATGGGTTTTGTGCTTTGTCGGAAGCGGGTCGGCCCTTTAAGGATGTACAGTGGTTTATAGGTGTTGGTCCATTTGGATTGGCTTGGACTCTGCTGTCACAGTTCGCAATCTCTATCGTTGTCCTGACAGGCCACCTGTATCTGCTGccctaactgcccttcttcagcaactctcCCTCTCATccttctccttggggattttagtGCCCATCAGCCTTTGTGGGGCAGCACTTCATCTAGTCTGGGAGGCTCCTCATTGACCAATTTCTTGTGGACAATGACCTGTTCCTTCTTAAATATGGTTCGTGTACTCATTTTAGTGTTGTATATGCCATCTCTCTGCTGTTGGTCTTTCGCTCTCTTTCCCTCCCCTTCTTGCTTCTTGACCCTGGTCATCATACGATGACCTGTGTGATAGCAACCCATTCCTGTTGATTCCCTTGTTCCCTTCCTGCCTCTCGATGACCAGTTTACCCCACTGGGCTTACCATCGTGCTTATATACCTCATGCTTATATGCCTCCCAGTTCATGCTTCCACCTTCATTATCAGGTTGCATTGATGAAGTTGTTTGTGATCTGTCTGACAAAATAATCCACCTCATGAGCTCCATTCGCTGTCACCTGTTGTCACCCAGTTCggtttcttgggtcttctttttgacaacaagtttACTTGGTTGCCCCATATTTGTAATCTGGAGGTTTGCTGTACGTTTAAGCTCAGTGTCTTTCACTTCCTTGCTCACACCTGTTGGGGTGTGGATCTTTTGAGTTTTCTCTGCCTTAGTTTCTGTTCCATGTGGACTATGGCTGTCAAGTTTCTGGATCAGCTGCCCCTTCCACATTGCTTCTCCTGGAACCGGTTCACCATTGTGGTATACATTTAACCAAGGGTGCCTTTCGCTCTAGTGCTGTTGATAGTCTTGTGGTTGATGCTGGGATCCCTTCCATTTCGATTCGGTGGTCCCAGATCCTGGTTTCCTGTACGATCACTATCCATTCTTCCCTGCTCACACTTCCTATTCTATTCTATTCGCAGCTTTATGCCCTCACCCATCCACTTCCTGCTCTCAgtgggtttaccagttgggctccaCCTCACCTCTGTCAACCATGACTTCCCTCTCTTCTCCTTGGCCATGGACTGGAATGGATCTTTTCCGGTGATCGAAAGCTTCCATCACTCCAATAGTGTTTCATTGTTCGTTCTGAACAAACTCTTAAGAGAGTTTCAGGATGCCATTGTTTTTTATACCGATGGCTCTAAATCCACTGATCATGTTGGGTATACCTTCATATCGACTGTTGGCACAGAATGCCACCTCTTGCCAGCCacgtgtggggtgtttactgcagaattgatggccatCCATCAGGCCCTGTGTTCTATTAAACAATCCTGCCTCACCAGAGCTTTTTTATGTaaggactcaatgagtggccttcagaaTCTCACTTGGTATCATTCCCGCCATCCCTAGGTCTCTGCCAGCCAAAACATTCTTGCTGATCACGATGATGATGCTTGTTTGGTTGAGTTCATTTGTGTGTCTGGCCACACAGGTATCTCGGCCAATGAACTTGCTGATAATTCGGctggtgggggtgaggggggggttGACGACCACCTACCCCTACCCCCATTGTTCTCTGTAACCCGTCTGGGGGTGGATTTACTGGTTTACATCAAATCCCTTTTTGCTCAATTGTGGGCTTACTCAGGGGAGGCTACACCCTCGTCTAATAAACATGGCATCATCAAGAAGACTCTCACCATGTGGCAGTCTTACTTCTGCCTCTCCTTGCAGGAATCTACCATCCTGTCCATCTTCATATAGGCCATACTAAGTTGACGTGTAGTTTTTTACTCCGCAATGAGCCTCCCCGCCCTTTGTAGTTGTGGAGGTCCACTCAaggtgatccatattttgctggactgcaTCTGTCTTTTGACCTTTCACTCTAAATATGCCCTCCCACATTCTTTGTCTCAGGTGTTAGATGGCACCCCTCGCTTGGTTACGTCTCTTCCtttgccccctcccctccaccctgaAAGTGGTTTGTACTCTTAGGTGTAAGTTCTTGGATCTTCCTCAGGAATTACTCCCTAATTTAGTGTAGGCATGGGTTATGAAGGCCTCCATGCCAACCAGGTTCTACTTGCCTTTTCCTTACATTTTGTCTGGTCTGGTCTGTTATGCtccttttctttgttttctttctctgatATTGTTCCCATTGTATCATGATAATGGTATGGTATGGTGTGGGTGTCAGGATAGGTTGGTGGCAGTGCTAGTGCCCCACCACGCATAGCATTTCTGGGGTGCCCCTGCTCTCCCCATTTCCACCCATTCCCTCTTCAGTTTTTCCTCTTCCTGCTGCTCTGACATTTCTCTTCCCTCTTTGTTTCTGCATTGACCAGACTGTGCTGTTTATGTTGTTCCTCTCTTGATTTATGCCATCCTAGAtcagatgacctcactgtttggccccctcccccaaatcgaccaacccACCTACCTTAGTTCACGATTACAATTGATCCTCCAGGTGTATAACCACATGTGGCTCCAAAGCATTTTCCCCTTCAATGGAGAGACACTATTGTGGTTCCTGTTCCTAATCCGGCAAGAATCCATTGTCCCTTGATAGCTAACGGCCCATCAGTCTGACCAATGTCCCCTGCAAGTTATTTGAATGGATGGTGGCTTATCGGCTCAGTTGGGTCCTCAAGTCTTGAGAACCTTTATCTCCTTACTAGTGCGGCTTTTGGGAGGGAAGGTCTCCAATCAGCAGTTTCAATTGGAAACTGCAAGTCAGCAGGCCTTTTCTCAGTGCCAACATTTTGTCACAGTTGTATTCGATCTTCGTAAGGCCTACGACACGTCCTACTTACACTCAAAGAGTGAGGTCTTCAGGCATCAGTCCCATTTTTTATTTGCCAGTTCCTGACACCATACAGACACCATGCAGTCATGTAAAATTGATATGCAAAGCTGGGCAATAGATCTACcttcttcagtgaggatgcacaaATACATCAGATCTCCTATGGGTATCTCAGAGTAACGAACATGGAGTCAGTGTACAGGAACTGCAGATAGGTGGCAGtagatgggaatgtggatcggccgtgaggcttACCGAGACAGTCCATGCAGTTGCAATAATGCTGTGTCCtcaatggcgcagtggttaacgtacctgggtttgaatcctggtttggtacacattttcacttgttgccacTGATTCCGCATTATGTTccactgcagctgatagcagtgatcctcttcaatttacatttaacatttcacagctgcggattctacgtggtgtctgttctttcagacatgtccgaaaaccACACACCACCCAATCATATAATTTTACTTTAGCATGCTACTGCAGAATGATattgcaacaataataataataataataaaaaaaaaaggaacgccaaaataaaactttagttcctAAGAAAATGCATTTACAACAAAACACAGCATGCGGGCAGAAGTGTCCGCAGACAGCAAAATGTATGAAAAgctttaggacaaagactatgAGATACTACATAACAAATCACTCTTTctgatgagtgtgacgtcacaactgtttacatttaagTCTGCTTTACACCAAAGCAAACACAACCAAATGTGCTTTCGCAAGTAGTGTGCAGAGGGTTCGATCATGCACTATCATTTACTTGTACCTGTGAATAAGTGTTTATAGTTAGCAAACAGAAGAGAGCATATGATGTGTTTCACTTTTTGGGATTAAAACATCATTGTGGAAAAGTTGCTTAACATGTGTTCAATACAGCGTGTTGGAGAAAGGAAACATACAGCTTGATTTATTTTGCATACCGCGCTGTTGGTCATAAAAGCAAAATGACATAGACACAGAAAACTGTGAGGCTCTGAATTATTGTGTGGGCATGAAAGAAGTGGTGGATTTGCCCTGATTTGTGATTTACAGCTCCGACAATCGGTTGCTTTATTCGAAATGGACGATTTTCACCTTCTCCTAGCTGCTATTGAATCGAAGATTTCAAAGCAAGATGCAAGTTAGCAATGATCCATATCAGTAGAAGGGAGGCTGACATTTTTGCTGCAATTCTTAGCAACAGGTGACAGTTACACTAGCCTCGAACACCTATTTCATGAATTGACCTCACCTTTTTCTCCaaacaattttgtatgtatttgtgAAACAATCGTTAATTTTATAAAGATGAACACAAGGGAAATTCAGTTGTGAACAATtagtaatgtaatgtaaaaaatatgaaaaacaaggGTATTTTAATGTGGAAAAAATGTGTATTCCATCTGTGAAAGTGTGTTTTTAGCCAGGAAatctgggatcccccccccccccccccccatcccccttgtGCGCATATATACCCCATCAAAATTCCTAGAGTTGAACATTCTCCTTATCGTATTTcacatcattttacaagaatttactgTGGAACGAAAGAGTGCTAACATAAATGTGTAGATCCTTTAAACCTGTAATGTTAGGTAAAAGGTTATGATATTTTTTGAAGATCAAGGatttaatacgagggcagttcaataagtaatgcaacacttttttttctcggccaattttggttgaaaaaaccgcaaatttcttgtggaatattttcaaacattcccgcttcgtctcgtatagtttcattgacttccgacaggtggtagcgctgtacggagctgttaaaatggcgtctgtaacggatgtgcgttgcaaacaacgggcagtgatcgagtttcttttggcggaaaaccaaggcatctcagatattcataggtgcttgcagaatgtctacggtgatctggcagtggacaaaagcacggtgagtcgttgggcaaagcgggtgtcatcatcgccgcaaggtcaagcaagactgtctgatctcccgcgtgcgggccggccgtgcacagctgtgactcctgcaatggcggagcgtgcgaacacactcgtttgagatgatcgacggatcaccatcaaacaactcagtgctcaacttgacatctctgttggtagtgctgtcacaattgttcaccagttgggatattcaaaggtttgttcccgctgggtccctcgttgtctaaccgaacaccatagagagcaaaggagaaccatctgtgcggaattgcttgctcgtcatgtgggtgagtgtgacaatttcttgtcaaagattgttacaggcgatgaaacatgggttcatcacttcgaacctgaaacaaaacggcaatcaatggagtggcgccacacccactcccctaccaagaaaaagtttaaagccatgccctcagccggtaaagtcatggttacagtcttctgggacgctgaaggggttattctgttcaatgtccttccccatggtcaaatgatcaactctgaagtgtattttgctactcttcagaaattgaagaaacgacttcagcgtgttcgtaggcacaaaaatctgaacgaacttctccttcttcatgacaacgcaagacctcacacaagtcttcgcacccgagaggagctcacaaaacttcagtggactgttcttcctcatgcaccctacagccccgatctcgtatcgtcggatttccatatgtttggcccaatgaaggacgcaatccgtgggaggcactacacggatgatgaagaagttattgatgcagtacgacgttggctccgacatcgaccagtggaatgtaccgtgcaggcatacaggccctcatttcaaggtggcgtaagaccgtagcattgaatggagattacgttgaaaaatagtgttgtgaagCTAAAAGATGGGggagtatttcaatgctgaataaaacaacccctgtttcagaaaaaaaactgtgttgcattacttattgaactgccctcgtagaatttTTACAGGCTACatacactgtttttattattattattattattattgttattatttcagtaGCTGGAAGAAAGGCCCAGAACTAAAATTCTCAGTGCTTAGCAGCTTGAAAGAAATATTCTTCTTCATCAAAACAGAAATGGGTCTGAAGTCGTATGCGTTAGGCAGCAGCTGATGCATTAGTAACATTTGTGTGATTTCACTTTAGGAACATGATGCTCACTCTAAATTGAATACATAGAATGGAAAAAATTTCAGTACCAAGGTTTGCCTCGCAGATGTCCCACACACAAACTAGAAGAAAATCAACTCTTTTATGAGCAGTATGAAACTGAATCCAGAAAATAATTCTGCATGAACAGTAAATGTTTCTTGTTCCAGTGAATTTTATTGATGACTAAGTGGCTATGCTGCAGTGAGCACTATCTCAAACCTCTTTAACACTTGTATACCTTATATTATCCAAACAACTGGACTAGTGTAGAAACTCTCGGGGATATAGCTTCACTAGTTAATGAAAGACAACGCCTCAGATATTAAAACTTTTGCATCAGCATTTGCAAAATTTTGAAAACCTTCACTGTGGTCTTCTAAAGTCAAAGTATTAAGTATTGAGAGATAAGAATTTTTGAAATTACTTAAAAACATACAGGCAGCTGTGTACCAATTATCAACAAACTCTGAGTTGATAAGTAGATATTTGACATGAATGACTCGGTATTCAGTTATCATTAAGTCTTTTGTTTCCAGTGTTATTTTGAGTTCTTGAAGTAGCAGTTGCTTTCTTGTGTACAATTCAAAAGCAGCCATGTCGACATCTTTGACCACTTTTCCAAAATTTTAGCTTCATATCTGCTACCATCCTTGATTTAAGCAACTTGGGAACCATTGTTTTCTGTTTGGATTTGTTGGTCCATAGTTGGTATGAGGTAGCTTGGCAAATTATGAAAACTCCAGACattcagtaaatgaataaaacatcaacacatttattttcaatatgtacagaataataaaatatatatgtaactgGCAGTCAATGAGAATTCAGTCCAGCAATGTCTCAGAAACGTCTATCATTATATGGACTTTATTACTAATAGTGTTGTGCAAGATTTGCAGTAGTCTCACTGCAGGTCTTCAGAGATCTTAAAAAGATGCACAGACTGATAAATTTGAATGCAGTGAGTGGAAGCGAAGGCAGTGTCCTCGGGTGATGTCTGTAGGGCCATCCATTGGAATACAGGAAGCCTGTCTATAGACTAGCTCACTGCCACCTGCTGGTGGTCCATTCAGATGTGGGCATTGTACTGTGTGCTGCCAATATGGGTGTCATCGGTTCTATTGACACGGTTTATTTAAGTTTCAGAGAAGAAATGTCAAACAGGTGACCCTCAGTGCTTCCTTGGAAATTTCAGAAGTATCCCAGTTGTTGGAAGGGCACTTGACAACTATACATGGTTTTGCATTGaccagactaatgtagactggcagtTAGTAGCAGGGTGTTTTCGTCATAGGATTCTTACTCACGTCTGAAAGTAATGATGCTTGCCAAAGGTGCTAAGAACAGCAGCTTTCTCCGGGTTGAGAAATTGAGATTGACTAAGACTGTATGCACAAGTGACATATTCTGGAAACAGAGGAATAGGCATAATTCCTTATTTCATTCCCAGGATACCTTATGGAAAATGTGTAGTTGAATTTAGTGTACAGTAGGTACCTGATCACCCAGGTACACAATATAAAACTAAAGATAAAATAATGTATTATTACTCCATCCAGAACCTGTTTCAGTATTGAACAGGTTGATATTACTCCCTTCAGAAATTCTAAAATGTTGCGTTATTGCAATTGAGCTAGTATTGTTATGTGAAAGTGAGACCTTGAGTACCACAAAGGCAGGTTATGTTGCTCCTGTCTTTGTGTTACAGAGAAGAAATTTGAGGTATCTCTTATTTAGAGtttgatcattgttgttgttgttgtggtcttcagtcctgagactggtttgatgcagctctccatgctactctatcctgtgcaagctttttcatctcccagtacctactgcaacctacatccttctgaatctgcttagtgtattcatctcttggtctccctctacgatttttaccctccacgctgccctccaatactaaattggtgatcccttgatgcctcagaacatgtcctaccaaccgatcccttcttctggtcaagttgtgccacaaacttctcttctccccaatcctattcaatacttcctcattagttatgtgatctacccatctaatcttcagcattcttctgtagcaccacatttcgaaagcttctattctcttcttgtccaaactatttatcgtccatgtttcacttccatacatggctacactccatacgaatactttcagaaatgacttcctgacacttaaatcaatactggatgttaacaaatttctcttcttcagaaacgctttccttgccattgccagcctacattttatgtcctctctacttcgaccatcatcagttattttgctccccaaatagcaaaactcctttactactttaagtgtctcatttcctaatctaattccctcagcatcacccgacttaattagactacattccattatccttgttttgcttttgttgatgttcatcttatatcctcctttcaagacactgtccattccattcaactgctcttccaagtcctttgctgtctctgacagaattacaatgtcatcggcaaacctcaaagtttttatttcttctccatgaattttaatacctattccgaatttttcttttgtttcctttactgcttgctcaatatacagattgaacaacatcggggagaggctacaaccctgtcttactcccttcccaaccattgcttccctttcatgtccctcgactcttataactgccatctgctttctgtacaaattgtaaatagcctttcgctccctgtattttacccctgccacctttagaatttgaaagagagtattccagtcaacgttgtcaaaagctttctctaagtctacaaatgctagaaacgtaggtttgcctttccttaatctttcttctaagataagtcgtaaggtcagtattgcctcacgtgttccagtgtttctacggaatccaaactgatcttccccgaggttggcttctactagtttttccattcgtctgtaaagaattcgtgttagtattttgcagctgtgacttattaagctgatagttcggtaattttcacatctgtcaacacctgctttctttgggattggaattattatattcttcttgaagtctgagggtatttcgcctgtttcatacatcttgctcaccagatggtagagttttgtcaggactggctctcccacggccgtcagtagttccaatggaatattgtctactccgggggccttgtttcgactcaggtctttcagtgctctgtcaaactcttcacgcagtatcatatctcccatttcatcttcatctacatcctcttccatttccataatattgtcctcaagtacatcgcccttgtatagaccctctatatactccttccacctttctgctttcccttctttgcttagaactgggatttgATCATTGTGGCTTGAAAAAGCAGACCTAAGTATATGAAATGTTACAATAAATATGGGAAATTAATGGCAAGAAGATTTTGATAGGCACTATGTGGTTCACACATACAGTTAGCTTGGGCTAAAAGTGTAATTGTGGGTGAGTTCAACAGAACATATTCATTTAGTTGTCCCTTGATGCAATGGGTGTGTCGTTGTGGAAACTTGCTGGTGTAACtgcatggaaaaattaaaagaatgcAGTTACTGTTCAGGAGATAAGCCCGGACACAGATGGGAGAATCTTGGCCCAGTGACccaaaaacaatgtttttattactTCATAACCATAACATCTGTCTCTTTGGCTCAGCCAGCCATCGTCTTGGCTGTCAATCACTGCATCTTTAACCCCTCCATAAAAACCCAAATCTCTTTAAGTGTCTAACAGTACCATCACAAAGACAGCTCCTACCATGTCCATGTCCCACAGTTTCGCTTTCCTTCTATGGCACACCATTGGTGATGAGCAATTTCTCTCCCTTCCTGCAGAGAGGACACATACAGGCACTAATACCCTTACATGGTTCACAAAAATAGATATTCTGTCTTCTTCTCTCACACTGCTAATGTTCCCAGCACACCAACTTAAAACTGCAAAGGCTGGGGCACCCTCTTCCTTTATGTGAAATAAGAGTATCTTCTGACAAGGTTAATGTAGGTAACTACTATTATTTCTTATAATGCCCAGCATTGATTCAACGTCTTCATTTTTTAatccaatttttaaattttatttttatattttgggaATGTGTCAAGAGTTCAATACATTTGCTTTAACCAATATAACACACTTTGTTTCTTGCCCATTTGTGTATACATCATTCATCAAGCTCACAATACTTTAGATTGTCTGTTGGCAGTGATGatgtcatttttaaataaaatctatAAAAACTGTTTACATCTTCTGGTTAACAGATTGTTATTGGCTGTCATATGCTGTTCTTCCATTTGAAGATTCCAGCTCGATTTGATAACATATCGCCAACATCCTTTCTGTATTGTGTGCAAGATAAGcattttgtgaataataatcatTGAACTTTGCGAATGTTCCTCACCTGAAACAGCACTTCCATGCACCAGATGTTTGGTTCACATATTCCACTGCAAATTGAGCAAGCAAGATGTTTGTTAGGTATTGTAATTTTTTATGCTTGCTGTTTACctgtttcaaaatttaattatataaaGACAGAGCTGAAGAGTTAACTTTGTAATAATTTTGTAGCCCTGTTGGTTACAAGACTCCTTTTTTGGATACATACTGCGCAGAAGTTAGTCTGCAGGATGTTGGGATATCATGACGGCTGTCTTGCTACTCGTGTATTTGTTCATAAGTGTCAAACCAGTAGCGCTTCTGCATATTATATATTAGTGTCATTTGTCTTCGTTAAAActaattttctttattaaaaacttTTTACAACAGCACAATATTTATATGGTTTGTATAATGCCATCAGTTCCAGTAAATAGTCTGTTGCAATAAAAAGTTACTTTATTTTCTAGGCAAGGGGAGGACGGAGGCAATCGTCACGTCGTGGACGTACACCAGTCAGTGCCAAGAAACCCAGACTAGCTGAACCACGAACCAGTGAAGACGAagacgaggaggaggaagaggaagaaccagaagaaggaGATGAGGAAGatgaagaggaaggaggagatgaggaGGAAGATGAAGAGGAGGAAAGTCAACCAGAGAGTGACGAAGAAAATGATAAAGCTAAAAAGAAGAAAGGCCGTGGAGGAAACACCGCTGTGCGAGGTGGAAGAGGTCGTGGGAAAAAAAATACTACCACAACCATACCACCATGTGCTTTTGCAAAGGACAAGGGAGCTGAAACAGATATTTCCTCTACAACAGGATCAGAAAATGCATTACCAACACCAGTGGAGAAAGAATT
It contains:
- the LOC126473266 gene encoding nucleolin-like produces the protein MKKKYAEDDSENEFSVDEPEELEESDDDWTPAASEARGGRRQSSRRGRTPVSAKKPRLAEPRTSEDEDEEEEEEEPEEGDEEDEEEGGDEEEDEEEESQPESDEENDKAKKKKGRGGNTAVRGGRGRGKKNTTTTIPPCAFAKDKGAETDISSTTGSENALPTPVEKEFTSGAFVVLKADFQNQKDPPIWKIDGKALLQKYVPFEQDGKIMYRNTSTYSGWSTVLKDRYYPAQIAFKMQNRKETVVEFLRDKIKVEDSE